The genomic DNA GTGCGCTTTTTTGGCTATATGTAGAGTGAAGGCCAAGTGGAAGACCCCTTGGCCCCCGAGCTCTGGGAGAAAGACCCCTTGGCCTGGGTACGGCTCCAGGCCCAAAGCCTGCCCAAGGCCATCCGGGGGGCGTGGCTATTGGGGGTGGCGAGCGGCTTCCTCTGGCCCGAGGCCCCGCCTCCCAAGGACTGCTCCGCCCTCTTCCGGCGCATGGAAGGGGCGTGGCGGGAGGCGGAAACCTACTTTTGGGAAACGGGTCTGGACTTCCCCCTCCTGGTGAGCGAGTGGGCCAGGAACGCCCTCGAGCCCCTCCTCTACCGCAAACGGCGCCCGGGCTACGCCCGCCTGCGCCAGGCCTTCCTCCAGGGAAGCCGCCTAGGGGAAGCCCTGCGGGCCAAAACCCCCTAGAGGATCCGCTTCCCCAAAAGGCTTAAGGCCAGCCCCACCATCATCTCCGCGGTGCGGTTCCGCTCGTCCAGGATGGGGTTCACCTCCACCAGGTCCAGGCTCCTCACCCGCCCCGACTGGGCCAGGATCTCCATGAGGAGGTGGGCTTCCCGGTAGGTAAGCCCTCCCGGCACCGGGGTGCCCACCCCGGGGGCTAGGGTGGGGTCCAGGACGTCCGCATCCAGGGAAACGTGAAGGGGGAGGCCCTCGAGGTGGGCCAAGGCCTCCTCAGCGATGCGGGCAATACCCAGGCGGTCCACCTCGTGCATGGTGTAGACCTTGACCCCCATCTCCCGCAATAGCCGCTTCTCCCCCGGGTCCAGGCTCCGCACCCCAATGAGGACCACGTCCTTGGGGTCCACCGCCCGGAAGGCCTCCGTGAGCCGGGGATGGCCGAGCCCCGCCAGCACCGCCAAGGGCATGCCGTGGATGTTGCCCGAGGGGCTCGTTTCCGGGGTATTGAAGTCGGCGTGGGCGTCCACCCAGACCACCCCGATGCGCTTTTGGGCCACGCCGGACACCGAGCCCATGGAAAGGGAGTGGTCCCCGCCCAAGACGATGGGGAAGACCCCTTCGGGCAAGGCCCTTAGCCGCTCCTTGAGCTCCAAGGCCGCTTGGCGGATCTCCTCCAGGTAAGGCCCTTTCCGCCCCCTAAGGGTTTCCGCCAAGGGCACCCGCACGTTCCCCAGGTCCTCTACCCCAAAGCCTAAGGCCTCCAGCTCTTCCAAAAGCCGGGCGTAGCGCAAGGCGGAAGGCCCCATGTCCACCCCGCGCCTCCCCGCCCCCAGGTCCATGGGCACCCCGACCACCGCTACCCGTTCCATGGGGGGCATGGTAGCAGAAAGCCCTATGCGTTGCCCGGGAAGTTTATGCCCTAGGAAATCCGCCCAAGGCGCGCTATACTTGTAAGGATGGAACAGCGCGAGGCGACCAGCATCAACCTAGCCCGCCTTTTGAAG from Thermus sp. LT1-2-5 includes the following:
- the rocF gene encoding arginase: MPPMERVAVVGVPMDLGAGRRGVDMGPSALRYARLLEELEALGFGVEDLGNVRVPLAETLRGRKGPYLEEIRQAALELKERLRALPEGVFPIVLGGDHSLSMGSVSGVAQKRIGVVWVDAHADFNTPETSPSGNIHGMPLAVLAGLGHPRLTEAFRAVDPKDVVLIGVRSLDPGEKRLLREMGVKVYTMHEVDRLGIARIAEEALAHLEGLPLHVSLDADVLDPTLAPGVGTPVPGGLTYREAHLLMEILAQSGRVRSLDLVEVNPILDERNRTAEMMVGLALSLLGKRIL